In the Clostridium sporogenes genome, one interval contains:
- the mutL gene encoding DNA mismatch repair endonuclease MutL: MRKINLLDLETTNKIAAGEVIERPFSVVKELVENSIDAGAKNITIEIEDGGQNLIKIIDDGEGIYPIDIKNAFLPHATSKINSIEDIYKINTMGFRGEALASISSVSKTKLKSRVASYNFGKEIYIEGGKIEYVKDTGCNVGTTIEVFDLFYNVPARLKFLKSTRSDSTAISDIVNRFILAHPDISFNLISKGKQSIKSYGTSNLKDSIRCVYNKTISENIINFENHTDIISVYGFIGKPEISRKSRTNQSIFVNKRYVKSKFITAAVENAFKSFLTVNSYPFFVLFIDIFPEYIDVNVHPTKSEVKFKDERAMFKSIFDTIHEAIKGELKESFTNFFNKEDVNIYHSEKSIGETIKPEKEEVQIPIDLNNNNKIHISGNDIDSSINNLIEDNNSKLTESENIEKENILQIRDNSYIYKESNELHKDNIGDLTIINKEEDLLKEDNKNLDTLYSNNKDISSPSISIKENKPNNFYIDMKIIGQFNNTYILIEKDKELYIIDQHAAHEKVLFEKFKSEIEKGYVLSQILLSPVVIELSEDEFNLYEDNKDIFNSSGFSVEAFGEYTINIKEVPLILGKPNVEALFMDILYNLKNMKSKETSTIKYNAIATLACKAAVKANNNLKEEEIKKLIGDMLMLDNPYTCPHGRPTMIKFTLKDLEKKFKRIQ; this comes from the coding sequence ATGAGAAAAATAAATTTATTAGATTTAGAAACTACAAATAAAATAGCTGCTGGAGAAGTTATAGAACGTCCTTTTTCCGTAGTAAAAGAATTAGTAGAAAATAGTATAGATGCTGGTGCAAAAAATATAACCATAGAAATAGAGGATGGGGGCCAAAATCTTATAAAAATAATAGACGATGGAGAAGGCATTTATCCTATTGATATAAAAAATGCTTTTTTACCTCATGCTACAAGCAAAATAAATTCAATAGAGGATATATATAAAATAAATACTATGGGATTTAGAGGGGAAGCATTAGCTAGCATTTCCTCCGTATCCAAAACTAAACTTAAAAGCAGAGTGGCTTCTTACAATTTTGGAAAAGAAATATATATAGAAGGCGGTAAAATAGAATACGTAAAAGATACAGGTTGCAATGTGGGCACTACTATAGAAGTTTTTGATTTGTTTTATAATGTACCAGCAAGACTTAAATTTTTAAAAAGTACAAGAAGTGATAGTACGGCTATATCAGATATAGTAAATAGGTTCATATTAGCTCATCCAGATATATCTTTTAATTTAATAAGTAAAGGGAAACAAAGTATAAAAAGTTATGGTACTTCAAATTTAAAAGATTCTATACGATGTGTATACAATAAGACAATCAGTGAAAATATTATAAACTTTGAAAATCATACAGATATAATATCTGTATATGGATTTATAGGAAAACCTGAAATAAGTCGTAAAAGCAGAACAAACCAAAGCATATTTGTAAATAAACGATATGTTAAAAGTAAATTTATAACTGCTGCAGTAGAAAATGCTTTTAAATCTTTTTTAACAGTAAATAGCTACCCTTTCTTTGTATTATTTATAGATATTTTTCCAGAATATATTGATGTGAATGTACATCCTACTAAATCAGAAGTTAAATTTAAAGATGAAAGAGCTATGTTTAAATCTATATTTGATACAATTCATGAAGCTATAAAAGGAGAATTAAAAGAATCTTTTACAAATTTCTTTAATAAAGAGGATGTTAATATATATCATTCTGAAAAATCTATAGGTGAGACCATAAAACCAGAAAAAGAAGAAGTACAAATACCAATAGATCTAAATAACAATAATAAAATTCATATTTCTGGTAATGATATAGATAGTTCAATTAATAATTTAATCGAAGACAATAATTCCAAACTTACTGAAAGTGAAAATATTGAGAAGGAAAATATACTTCAAATCCGTGATAATTCTTATATTTATAAAGAAAGTAATGAATTACACAAAGATAATATTGGAGATTTAACTATAATAAATAAAGAAGAAGATCTTTTAAAAGAAGATAACAAAAATTTAGATACCTTATATTCAAACAATAAAGATATATCATCCCCATCTATAAGTATTAAAGAAAATAAACCTAATAATTTTTATATAGATATGAAAATTATAGGACAGTTCAATAATACATATATATTAATAGAAAAAGATAAAGAACTTTATATAATAGATCAGCATGCAGCTCATGAAAAAGTACTATTTGAGAAATTTAAATCAGAAATAGAAAAAGGATATGTTTTAAGTCAAATCTTATTATCTCCTGTAGTCATAGAACTTTCAGAAGACGAATTTAATCTATATGAAGATAACAAAGATATTTTTAACAGCTCAGGTTTTTCAGTAGAAGCTTTTGGAGAATATACTATAAATATAAAAGAAGTACCTTTAATTTTAGGTAAACCTAATGTAGAAGCTCTCTTTATGGATATACTTTATAATTTAAAAAATATGAAATCTAAAGAAACATCTACAATAAAATATAATGCCATTGCTACATTGGCTTGTAAAGCCGCAGTTAAAGCTAATAACAATTTAAAAGAAGAGGAAATAAAAAAACTAATAGGAGATATGCTTATGTTAGATAATCCATATACTTGTCCCCATGGAAGACCTACTATGATTAAATTTACACTAAAAGATTTAGAAAAAAAATTTAAAAGAATACAGTAA
- the miaA gene encoding tRNA (adenosine(37)-N6)-dimethylallyltransferase MiaA produces the protein MIDLLIITGPTAVGKTDISIKLAEKLDGEIISADSMQIYKYMDIGSAKITKEEMKGIPHHLMGVVEPHEEFNVASFKALAENSIKDIWSRGKLPIITGGTGLYINSLIYNYDFTDADRDENYRNYLTKLANDKGKEYVHGLLKDIDKESYEKLYHNDLKRVIRALEVYKITGKSISEYTKKNEKKLYDIPYNINYFVLNMDREILYDRINKRVDIMIDKGLIEEVKKLESMGYTPDMQSMKGIGYKEILFYLNGDISLDEAIYLIKKGSRNYAKRQLTWFRKDKRSTWIDKDKYSSEEEIVDKIIKMVKYK, from the coding sequence ATGATAGACTTATTAATAATTACAGGTCCTACAGCCGTAGGGAAAACAGACATTTCTATAAAGCTTGCAGAAAAACTAGACGGAGAAATAATATCTGCAGATTCTATGCAAATTTATAAATATATGGATATAGGTTCTGCTAAAATAACCAAAGAAGAAATGAAAGGGATACCTCACCATCTTATGGGCGTAGTAGAACCTCATGAAGAATTTAACGTAGCCTCCTTTAAGGCATTAGCAGAAAATTCTATTAAAGATATATGGAGTAGAGGGAAGCTTCCTATAATAACAGGTGGTACAGGTTTATATATTAATTCATTAATTTACAATTATGATTTTACAGATGCAGATAGAGACGAAAATTATAGAAATTATCTTACTAAGTTAGCAAATGATAAGGGTAAAGAATACGTTCATGGATTATTAAAGGATATTGATAAGGAATCCTATGAAAAATTATATCATAATGACTTAAAAAGAGTAATCAGAGCCTTAGAGGTTTATAAAATTACAGGTAAATCCATAAGTGAGTATACTAAAAAAAACGAAAAAAAATTATATGATATTCCTTATAATATAAATTACTTTGTTTTAAATATGGATAGAGAAATACTCTATGATAGAATTAACAAAAGAGTGGATATAATGATAGATAAAGGCTTAATAGAAGAAGTAAAAAAATTAGAATCTATGGGATACACTCCAGATATGCAATCTATGAAAGGTATAGGGTATAAAGAAATACTCTTCTATCTAAATGGAGATATTTCACTAGATGAAGCTATTTATTTAATAAAAAAGGGAAGCAGAAATTATGCTAAAAGACAACTTACTTGGTTTAGAAAAGATAAAAGATCTACATGGATAGATAAAGATAAATATAGTTCTGAAGAGGAAATAGTAGATAAAATTATAAAAATGGTAAAATATAAATAA
- the hfq gene encoding RNA chaperone Hfq — MTKVVNNLQDIFLNGARKNRIPVTVYLTNGFQLKGFVKGFDNFTVILDSDGKQMMIYKHAISTINPAKALLFVQNPNGDDYKDKE; from the coding sequence ATGACTAAAGTTGTTAATAATCTACAAGATATATTTTTAAATGGTGCTAGAAAAAATAGAATTCCTGTTACCGTATATTTAACAAATGGCTTTCAATTAAAAGGCTTTGTTAAAGGCTTTGATAACTTTACAGTAATATTAGACTCAGATGGTAAACAAATGATGATATACAAACATGCTATCTCTACAATCAATCCAGCTAAAGCACTGTTATTCGTTCAAAATCCTAACGGGGATGATTATAAAGATAAAGAATAG
- a CDS encoding methionine gamma-lyase family protein: MLHITKDTLKNIYNINPKVLNLYEKTIEDIKGEFQKYDEIREFNQIKVLNALQEERVSESHFTNSTGYGYGDIGRDTLDKVYARIFNTESALVRPHFVNGTHAIGAALFGNLRPGDTMLSVCGKPYDTLHNIIGIEGEENIGSLKDFGVKYKQVDLKEDNSLNYKEIENILKDDPSIKLIHIQRSTGYGWRKALLISEIEKLISFVRSIKKDIICFVDNCYGEFIDTKEPTDVGADLVAGSLIKNIGGGIAPTGGYIAGREKYVTQAAYRLTTPGIGGECGSTFGVVRQMYQGLFLAPHISMEAVKGAVFCSRIMELAGFDVLPKYNDARSDIIQAIKFNDKEKLINFCKGIQQGSPVDSFVSCEPWDMPGYNDQVIMAAGAFIQGSSIELSADAPIRDPFIAYLQGGLTFDHAKIGILISLSKILE, encoded by the coding sequence ATGCTACATATAACAAAAGATACTTTGAAAAACATATACAATATAAATCCTAAAGTTTTAAATTTATACGAAAAAACCATAGAAGATATTAAAGGCGAGTTTCAAAAATATGATGAAATAAGAGAATTTAATCAAATAAAAGTTTTAAATGCTTTGCAAGAAGAAAGAGTTAGTGAATCTCATTTCACAAATTCAACAGGTTATGGATATGGGGATATTGGAAGAGATACTTTAGATAAAGTTTATGCTAGAATATTTAACACAGAAAGTGCTTTAGTAAGACCTCATTTTGTAAATGGTACACATGCTATTGGAGCTGCTTTATTTGGTAATTTAAGACCAGGGGATACTATGTTATCTGTATGTGGAAAGCCCTATGATACATTACATAATATAATAGGTATAGAAGGGGAAGAGAACATAGGTTCTTTAAAGGATTTTGGAGTTAAATATAAACAAGTTGATTTAAAAGAAGACAACTCTTTAAACTATAAAGAAATAGAAAATATATTAAAAGATGATCCTTCAATAAAACTTATACATATTCAACGTTCTACAGGTTATGGATGGAGAAAAGCTCTTCTCATATCTGAAATAGAAAAGCTAATATCTTTTGTAAGATCTATAAAAAAAGATATTATATGCTTTGTAGATAACTGCTATGGTGAATTTATAGACACTAAAGAGCCAACAGATGTAGGTGCAGATTTAGTAGCAGGATCTTTAATAAAAAATATAGGTGGTGGAATAGCACCTACTGGTGGATATATAGCTGGCAGGGAAAAATATGTAACTCAAGCTGCTTATAGATTAACTACTCCCGGAATAGGGGGAGAGTGTGGTTCTACATTTGGAGTAGTCAGACAAATGTATCAAGGATTATTCTTAGCACCACATATATCTATGGAAGCGGTTAAAGGAGCTGTATTTTGTTCAAGAATAATGGAATTAGCTGGTTTTGATGTACTTCCAAAATACAATGATGCTAGAAGTGATATAATTCAAGCTATAAAATTTAACGATAAAGAAAAACTTATAAATTTTTGTAAGGGAATACAACAAGGTTCTCCTGTAGATTCCTTTGTTTCTTGTGAACCTTGGGATATGCCAGGATATAACGATCAAGTAATTATGGCAGCTGGAGCATTTATTCAAGGATCTTCTATAGAATTATCTGCAGATGCGCCTATAAGAGATCCATTCATAGCATATTTACAAGGTGGACTTACTTTTGATCATGCTAAAATAGGTATTCTAATTTCTTTATCAAAAATATTAGAATAA
- the lexA gene encoding transcriptional repressor LexA: MNKSRIDKQNEVYNFIKLQIKEKGYPPSVREICKAVGLSSTSSVHFHLKRLEKEGLIKRDSSKTRAIEIVDPTSKKEVINVPIVGTITAGNPILAIENIEDVFPLPIDYVKNTKDLFMLKVSGESMIEAGILDGDLAIIEKTDSANNGDIVVALIDNEATLKRFFKESSYIRLQPENKSMEPIILEDCKVLGILVGIYRKY; encoded by the coding sequence ATGAATAAAAGCCGAATTGACAAACAAAATGAAGTTTATAATTTTATAAAACTACAAATTAAAGAAAAAGGTTACCCTCCTTCTGTAAGAGAAATTTGCAAAGCTGTAGGCTTAAGTTCTACTTCATCAGTGCATTTTCATCTTAAAAGATTAGAAAAAGAAGGTTTAATAAAAAGAGATAGCAGTAAAACTAGAGCCATAGAAATTGTTGATCCTACCTCAAAAAAAGAAGTTATAAATGTTCCTATTGTAGGAACTATAACTGCAGGCAATCCTATTTTGGCTATAGAGAATATAGAAGATGTATTTCCACTACCTATTGACTATGTCAAAAATACAAAAGATTTATTTATGCTAAAGGTATCTGGAGAAAGTATGATAGAAGCTGGTATACTAGATGGTGATTTAGCTATTATCGAAAAAACTGATTCTGCTAATAATGGAGATATTGTAGTTGCTCTAATAGACAACGAAGCTACTTTAAAAAGATTTTTTAAAGAAAGCTCTTATATAAGACTTCAACCTGAAAATAAAAGTATGGAACCTATAATTTTAGAAGATTGTAAAGTTCTTGGAATATTAGTAGGAATATATAGAAAGTATTAA
- a CDS encoding tyrosine recombinase XerC: MKYNIQQLYDANLPQRLNDFLNYLRTIKGKSENTIESYKLDLIMFFRFLKLYKGMVPGETEFNDIKIRDINDEDVKSVSLADLFAFISFVENYRDNGSYAKARKVATLKSFFRFLQGKVKIIKENPAMELESPKISKRNPAYLTLDESKRLLSAIDGKFKERDLCIVTIFLNCGLRLSELCGINISNIKNDVLTVIGKGNKERTVYLNKACIKTIDDYLNVRKELDEKIVDKDALFLSKNYTRINKRSVEMLVKKYVKKAGLDEEKYSPHKLRHTAATLMYKHGGVDIRSLQMILGHENISTTQIYTHVDSDRLREAVKSNPLSDG, translated from the coding sequence ATGAAATATAATATTCAACAATTATACGATGCGAATCTTCCTCAAAGATTAAATGATTTTTTAAATTATCTTAGAACCATAAAAGGAAAATCAGAAAATACAATTGAAAGTTATAAATTAGACTTGATTATGTTTTTTAGATTTTTAAAATTATATAAAGGTATGGTTCCTGGGGAAACAGAATTTAATGATATAAAAATAAGAGATATAAATGATGAGGATGTTAAGAGTGTATCATTAGCAGATTTGTTTGCTTTTATATCTTTTGTAGAGAATTATAGGGATAATGGTAGTTATGCTAAAGCTAGAAAAGTAGCTACATTAAAATCATTTTTTAGATTTTTACAGGGCAAAGTTAAAATTATAAAGGAAAACCCTGCTATGGAGTTAGAAAGCCCTAAAATAAGTAAAAGAAATCCTGCATATTTAACATTAGATGAAAGCAAAAGGCTGTTATCTGCTATAGATGGCAAGTTTAAAGAAAGAGATTTGTGTATAGTGACTATTTTCTTAAATTGCGGTTTGAGACTCTCGGAATTATGTGGTATAAATATATCTAATATTAAAAATGATGTATTAACTGTTATAGGTAAAGGAAATAAAGAAAGAACTGTTTATCTTAATAAAGCTTGCATCAAAACTATAGATGATTATTTAAATGTTAGAAAAGAATTAGACGAAAAAATAGTAGATAAGGATGCTTTGTTTTTAAGTAAAAATTATACAAGAATAAATAAGCGATCTGTAGAAATGTTAGTAAAAAAATATGTAAAGAAAGCCGGATTAGATGAAGAAAAATATTCTCCTCATAAATTAAGACATACGGCAGCTACATTAATGTACAAGCATGGAGGCGTGGATATAAGAAGCCTACAAATGATATTAGGCCATGAAAACATATCTACAACTCAAATTTATACTCATGTAGATAGCGATAGATTAAGAGAAGCAGTTAAATCCAATCCTCTAAGTGATGGATAA
- a CDS encoding HesB-like protein, translating to MTPVKMSDLAYKEFKQFIKENSINSNIFRIFLASNGCSGPIFNITLDEQTNEDLLSPIGELVFLVHKDLFSEFGGFIIQCAEDNGKGGFSIDPVIPPKNIGCSTCSGCC from the coding sequence ATGACACCAGTTAAAATGAGCGATTTAGCTTACAAGGAATTCAAACAATTTATAAAAGAAAATAGTATTAATTCAAACATATTTAGAATATTTTTAGCTAGTAACGGTTGCAGTGGACCTATTTTTAATATCACTCTTGACGAACAAACAAACGAAGATCTATTATCACCTATTGGTGAACTTGTATTTTTAGTACATAAAGATCTCTTTTCAGAATTTGGCGGATTCATAATACAATGTGCCGAAGATAATGGTAAAGGTGGTTTTTCTATAGACCCAGTAATACCGCCTAAAAATATTGGCTGTTCTACTTGTTCAGGTTGTTGTTAA
- a CDS encoding alpha/beta-type small acid-soluble spore protein: protein MANSNKLVVPQAQQGLKQLKTEVANEVGIANYDSMDKGNLTSRQNGYVGGNMVKKMVEAYEKNL, encoded by the coding sequence ATGGCAAATTCTAATAAATTAGTAGTACCACAAGCACAACAAGGGTTAAAACAATTAAAAACAGAAGTTGCAAACGAAGTTGGAATAGCAAACTATGATTCAATGGATAAAGGAAACTTAACTTCAAGACAAAATGGATATGTAGGTGGAAACATGGTTAAAAAGATGGTAGAAGCTTACGAGAAAAATCTATAA
- a CDS encoding alpha/beta-type small acid-soluble spore protein, with product MPSNNNSNNLVVPEAKQGLNQLKMEVANEVGITNYDSMDKGNLTSRQNGYVGGNMVKKMVEAYERNL from the coding sequence ATGCCAAGTAACAATAATTCTAATAATTTAGTAGTTCCAGAAGCAAAACAAGGATTAAATCAATTAAAAATGGAAGTTGCAAATGAAGTTGGAATAACAAACTATGATTCAATGGATAAAGGAAACTTAACTTCAAGACAAAATGGATATGTAGGCGGAAATATGGTTAAAAAGATGGTAGAAGCTTACGAAAGAAATCTATAA
- a CDS encoding YjiH family protein, with amino-acid sequence MENQKYKKYSANELFKFICPSLIGFILFIIPIPYDGEITIPIAVLSKIVLASLGSILPQLMGIIICITFICTTITKTFKPKAILENKFFNNLFNVSPAWVLARILGFIFIVSTFFKIGPEWMWSENTGGLLLYDLLPILFSVFIFAGMLLPLLLDFGLLEFAGSLLTKVMRPIFNLPGRSSIDCMASWLGDGTIGVLLTSKQYEEGYYSEREAAVIGTTFSAVSITFSLVVISQVKLAHMFVPFYLTVCLSGIIAAIIIPRIPPLSKKPDAYLNGGESKNSEAIPEGYTSFTWGLEKAVTKASSNDDPINFIRQGLQNVLDMLLGVTPVVMAMGTSALILAEYTPIFKWLGVPFIPLLNLLKIPEATLASQTIIVGFADMFLPSVIAATIQSEMTRFIIACLSVTQLIYMSEVGGLLLGSKIPVSLKDLIIIFLERTLVTLPIITLIAHILF; translated from the coding sequence TTGGAAAATCAAAAATATAAAAAATATTCTGCCAATGAACTGTTTAAATTTATTTGCCCATCCTTAATAGGTTTTATACTGTTTATAATTCCTATCCCTTATGATGGAGAAATAACAATCCCTATTGCAGTACTTTCAAAAATTGTTTTAGCTAGTTTAGGTAGTATCTTACCTCAGCTTATGGGAATTATAATTTGTATTACTTTTATTTGTACAACAATTACTAAAACATTTAAACCTAAAGCTATTTTAGAGAATAAATTCTTTAATAATTTATTTAATGTATCCCCTGCATGGGTATTAGCTAGAATATTAGGTTTTATATTTATTGTCTCTACATTCTTTAAAATAGGACCCGAATGGATGTGGTCAGAAAATACAGGTGGATTATTGCTCTATGATTTACTTCCTATATTATTTTCAGTATTTATATTTGCAGGAATGTTACTTCCTTTATTATTAGACTTTGGTTTATTAGAGTTTGCTGGATCCTTACTTACTAAAGTAATGAGACCAATATTTAATTTACCTGGCCGTTCCTCTATAGATTGTATGGCCTCTTGGCTTGGTGATGGTACTATTGGTGTATTACTTACCAGCAAACAATACGAGGAAGGCTATTACAGTGAAAGAGAAGCTGCAGTCATAGGAACAACCTTTTCAGCTGTTTCTATAACTTTTAGTTTAGTTGTAATATCTCAAGTTAAACTTGCTCATATGTTTGTACCTTTTTATTTAACAGTTTGCTTATCAGGCATAATTGCAGCTATTATAATTCCCCGTATACCACCACTTTCAAAAAAACCAGATGCTTATTTAAATGGTGGAGAAAGCAAAAATTCTGAAGCTATCCCAGAAGGATATACATCTTTCACATGGGGACTTGAAAAAGCTGTTACCAAAGCAAGCTCCAACGATGATCCTATTAATTTTATAAGGCAAGGACTACAAAATGTATTAGATATGCTTCTAGGTGTAACTCCTGTAGTTATGGCTATGGGAACATCTGCTCTTATATTAGCTGAATATACTCCAATTTTTAAGTGGCTAGGAGTACCTTTTATACCACTTCTTAATTTATTAAAAATACCTGAAGCTACTTTAGCTTCTCAGACAATTATAGTTGGTTTTGCAGATATGTTTTTGCCTTCAGTTATTGCAGCAACTATTCAAAGCGAAATGACAAGATTTATAATAGCTTGTCTTTCAGTTACTCAACTAATTTATATGTCCGAAGTAGGAGGATTACTATTAGGCTCTAAAATACCTGTTTCATTAAAAGATTTAATTATTATATTCCTTGAAAGAACATTAGTAACCTTACCTATTATTACTTTGATAGCTCATATACTATTTTAG
- a CDS encoding chemotaxis protein CheX, with translation MDVKYINPFIDSFYNVLPQIGFSNIVRENVAVKNSVESLGILINLGIVGDIKGNIVYNIQDENGKKIASKMMMGLPVEELDEMAQSALSELSNMLTANASINFSNIGVNVNISTPTLMYGQDIKIKLNTDKILNIKIIADDIPIDVNVAFERI, from the coding sequence ATGGATGTAAAATATATTAATCCTTTTATAGATTCTTTTTATAATGTATTACCTCAAATTGGCTTTTCTAATATTGTAAGAGAGAATGTTGCTGTAAAAAATAGTGTGGAAAGTTTAGGCATACTTATTAATTTAGGAATTGTAGGAGATATTAAAGGGAATATTGTTTATAATATACAAGATGAAAATGGTAAAAAAATAGCTTCAAAAATGATGATGGGGCTTCCTGTAGAAGAACTTGATGAAATGGCTCAGAGTGCACTTTCTGAACTTTCAAATATGCTTACAGCTAATGCAAGTATAAATTTCTCTAATATAGGAGTCAACGTTAATATATCTACTCCAACTTTAATGTATGGTCAAGATATAAAAATAAAATTAAATACGGACAAAATATTAAATATTAAAATTATAGCAGATGATATTCCTATAGATGTGAATGTAGCTTTTGAAAGAATTTAG
- a CDS encoding response regulator, whose amino-acid sequence MKNAKVVIVDDSPFSISIIRDILEENGLVVVGEAGNLDEVINVVRDKEPDIVTMDMTLPGTDGIECIKAINEINKNVKVIVISSMMDEEIVKKANENKVCGYIQKPIDPEELVTTIEKIVMKEELFLQLENNYFEIFKESFRDALNKFTKTTVEFSKDIKSTLPESSRGMAVVIGIIGNFSGRMILDLSQETANSMVNFMLKREAKDMNEVLNAIGEFTNIVAGNACSMLNRKNKVFGLRIAPPSIFYGKSLNISQSLLDSLSVESNTKFGQVYMNIGFERGEL is encoded by the coding sequence ATGAAAAATGCTAAAGTTGTTATTGTAGATGATTCACCTTTTTCAATTAGTATCATAAGAGATATATTGGAGGAAAATGGCTTAGTTGTAGTTGGGGAAGCAGGTAACTTAGATGAAGTTATAAATGTAGTAAGAGATAAAGAACCAGATATTGTAACAATGGATATGACTTTGCCGGGAACAGATGGAATAGAGTGTATAAAAGCTATTAATGAAATAAATAAGAATGTGAAGGTAATAGTCATAAGTTCTATGATGGATGAAGAAATAGTTAAGAAAGCTAATGAAAATAAAGTTTGTGGATATATTCAAAAACCTATAGATCCAGAAGAACTTGTAACAACAATAGAAAAGATTGTTATGAAGGAAGAGTTATTTTTACAGCTTGAAAACAACTATTTTGAAATTTTTAAAGAATCCTTTAGGGATGCATTAAATAAATTTACTAAAACTACAGTAGAATTTTCAAAAGATATAAAATCTACTCTTCCTGAAAGTTCTAGAGGTATGGCTGTAGTTATAGGTATAATAGGTAATTTTTCAGGAAGGATGATTTTAGATTTATCACAGGAAACAGCTAATTCTATGGTTAATTTTATGTTAAAAAGAGAAGCAAAGGATATGAATGAAGTTTTAAATGCAATTGGTGAGTTTACTAATATTGTAGCTGGTAATGCATGCTCTATGTTAAATAGAAAAAATAAAGTATTTGGATTGAGAATAGCTCCTCCAAGTATATTTTATGGTAAATCTCTTAATATATCTCAAAGTTTACTAGATAGTTTATCAGTAGAATCTAACACAAAATTTGGACAAGTTTATATGAATATAGGGTTCGAGAGAGGAGAGTTATAA
- a CDS encoding ferritin — protein sequence MLSEKLLNALNSQINFEFYSSYIYLSMASYAESEDLSGFANFFRVQAQEEIFHAMKFYDYVNQMGGRVILEKIDQPKVEYKNILECFEDGFNHEKIVTSRVYNLTDIATEEKEHATISLLKWFIDEQVEEENNFNAIIRKLKRANSNPAVIYMLDNELSTRVFTPPTNINA from the coding sequence ATGTTAAGTGAAAAATTATTAAACGCTTTAAATAGTCAAATAAATTTTGAATTCTATTCATCTTACATTTATTTATCAATGGCATCTTATGCTGAATCAGAGGATTTATCTGGATTTGCTAATTTCTTTAGAGTACAGGCTCAAGAAGAAATATTTCACGCTATGAAATTTTATGACTATGTAAATCAAATGGGTGGAAGAGTAATACTAGAAAAAATAGATCAACCTAAAGTTGAATATAAAAATATACTTGAGTGCTTCGAAGATGGATTTAACCATGAAAAAATAGTTACAAGTAGAGTTTATAATTTAACTGATATAGCTACAGAAGAAAAAGAGCACGCTACTATAAGTCTTTTGAAATGGTTCATAGATGAACAAGTAGAAGAAGAAAATAATTTTAACGCTATAATAAGGAAATTAAAAAGAGCAAACTCTAATCCTGCAGTAATTTATATGCTAGACAATGAGTTATCTACAAGAGTATTTACTCCACCAACAAATATTAATGCTTAA